One window of the Paraburkholderia sp. PGU19 genome contains the following:
- the queF gene encoding NADPH-dependent 7-cyano-7-deazaguanine reductase QueF (Catalyzes the NADPH-dependent reduction of 7-cyano-7-deazaguanine (preQ0) to 7-aminomethyl-7-deazaguanine (preQ1) in queuosine biosynthesis) gives MTPEQSPLGKPSSYTEQYDASLLFPIARKNAREQIGIGATLPFFGTDIWNAYELSWLNARGKPQIAIATFYIPAESPNIVESKSFKLYLGSFAQTSFDSIETVRDTIKRDVSAACGASVSLHLYPPAEFSKLALDEFEGTSLDRLDLDTDVYLPDAGLLKAAIDEAPTEETLFSNLLKSNCPVTGQPDWGSVQIHYVGPQIDHASLLRYIISYRNHTGFHEQCVEKIFLDVLKVCQPVKLAVYARYTRRGGLDINPFRTNFNLPMPDNLRTARQ, from the coding sequence ATGACACCCGAACAATCACCGCTGGGCAAACCGTCCAGCTACACCGAACAGTACGATGCATCGCTGCTCTTTCCGATCGCGCGGAAGAATGCGCGCGAGCAGATCGGTATTGGGGCGACGTTGCCGTTTTTCGGCACGGACATCTGGAACGCGTATGAGCTGTCGTGGCTGAATGCGCGCGGCAAGCCGCAGATTGCGATCGCCACTTTTTATATTCCGGCGGAATCGCCGAATATCGTTGAGTCGAAGTCGTTCAAGCTGTATCTCGGATCGTTTGCACAGACTTCGTTCGATTCCATCGAGACTGTTCGCGACACGATCAAGCGGGATGTATCTGCTGCGTGCGGGGCTTCTGTGTCGTTGCATCTTTATCCGCCGGCGGAGTTTTCGAAGCTCGCGCTCGATGAGTTCGAAGGGACTTCGCTGGATCGGCTCGATCTGGATACTGATGTTTATCTGCCGGATGCCGGGTTGCTCAAGGCTGCGATTGATGAGGCGCCTACCGAAGAGACCTTGTTCTCTAATCTTTTGAAGTCGAATTGTCCTGTGACGGGGCAGCCTGATTGGGGTTCTGTTCAGATCCACTATGTGGGGCCGCAGATCGATCATGCTTCTTTGCTGCGGTACATTATTTCTTATCGAAATCACACCGGGTTTCATGAGCAGTGCGTCGAGAAGATCTTTCTCGATGTGCTCAAGGTTTGTCAGCCTGTGAAGCTGGCTGTGTATGCGCGCTATACGCGGCGCGGTGGGCTGGATATCAATCCTTTTCGGACTAACTTTAATCTGCCGATGCCGGATAATTTGCGTACCGCAAGGCAGTGA
- a CDS encoding HIT family protein, translated as MDCIFCREDGGDVLWQDDTLRVVLADEHDYPGFCRVIWNRHVAEFSDLGDGERDRVMRVVYAVERAIRRILHPVKVNLASLGNQVPHVHWHVIPRFSNDAHFPLPIWAPRQRTVSEAMLSQRRAQATLLREAVRGEIEHALA; from the coding sequence ATGGACTGTATCTTCTGCCGTGAAGACGGTGGCGATGTACTGTGGCAGGACGACACGCTGCGTGTCGTCCTCGCCGACGAACATGACTACCCCGGTTTTTGCCGCGTGATCTGGAACAGGCACGTCGCCGAGTTTTCCGATCTGGGCGACGGCGAGCGCGACCGTGTGATGCGCGTGGTATACGCCGTCGAGCGCGCGATCCGGCGCATCCTGCACCCCGTCAAGGTGAATCTGGCGAGTCTCGGCAACCAGGTGCCGCACGTGCACTGGCATGTGATTCCCCGTTTCTCCAACGACGCGCATTTCCCGCTGCCCATCTGGGCGCCGCGCCAGCGCACCGTTTCCGAGGCGATGCTGTCGCAGCGTCGCGCGCAGGCCACGTTGCTGCGCGAAGCGGTACGCGGCGAAATCGAACACGCTCTCGCCTGA
- a CDS encoding RidA family protein, translating into MKRYGVEGGKGTGGQVMPFARAVEADGWLFVSGQTPMENGEVINGGIVEQSHKTIQNVLAILAEAGYGPEHVVRCGVWLDDPRDFASFNKVFKEYFGANPPARACVVSSMVIDCKVEVDCVAYKKPAA; encoded by the coding sequence ATGAAGCGTTATGGCGTTGAAGGTGGCAAGGGCACGGGTGGTCAGGTGATGCCGTTTGCGCGTGCGGTCGAGGCGGATGGCTGGCTGTTCGTGTCGGGGCAGACGCCGATGGAGAACGGCGAGGTGATCAATGGCGGGATCGTAGAGCAGTCGCACAAGACCATTCAAAATGTGCTGGCCATTCTGGCTGAGGCTGGATATGGGCCTGAGCACGTTGTGCGGTGTGGGGTTTGGCTCGATGATCCGCGTGACTTTGCTTCCTTTAACAAGGTGTTCAAGGAGTACTTTGGGGCGAATCCGCCTGCGCGGGCATGTGTGGTGTCGTCGATGGTTATCGACTGTAAAGTTGAGGTTGATTGCGTCGCTTATAAGAAGCCTGCGGCTTGA
- a CDS encoding MurR/RpiR family transcriptional regulator translates to MNSTAEPVAFDIVARIAECAPELRSAERKVAALILDDLTGASRASIGALAERAQVSVATVTRFAKAVGCRDVRELKLRLAQAAAVGQRFLQPGAQADTPEPLATRVFDELQTALTHNHQLLCQAPVAQAAAALREARMIYVFGMGGGSTALADEMRFRLVRLGRPVATYQDGLLQRMVASTVSRDTVVIALSTTGRVPEMVDSCKIARGYGATLITVTAPASPLAKMADWVIPIVAFETDFIYKPSSSRYAMMMALDVLVTELAVSLGDESRELLRRMKHALDAHRGGGDRQPLGD, encoded by the coding sequence ATGAATTCCACTGCCGAACCCGTTGCTTTCGACATTGTCGCCCGCATTGCAGAATGTGCGCCTGAACTGCGTTCGGCCGAGCGCAAGGTCGCGGCGTTGATTCTCGACGATCTGACGGGCGCGTCGCGCGCGAGCATCGGCGCGTTGGCCGAGCGGGCGCAAGTGAGCGTCGCGACGGTCACGCGCTTTGCGAAAGCGGTCGGCTGCCGTGACGTGCGAGAACTGAAGCTGCGGCTCGCGCAGGCGGCTGCTGTCGGTCAGCGGTTCCTGCAGCCGGGCGCGCAGGCCGACACGCCCGAGCCATTGGCGACGCGCGTGTTCGACGAGTTGCAGACGGCGCTCACGCACAATCATCAGTTGCTGTGTCAGGCGCCTGTGGCGCAGGCCGCCGCTGCGTTGCGCGAAGCGCGCATGATCTACGTTTTCGGCATGGGTGGCGGCTCGACGGCGCTTGCCGATGAAATGCGCTTTCGGCTCGTGCGACTGGGGCGGCCCGTTGCGACGTATCAGGACGGTTTGCTGCAGCGCATGGTTGCATCGACTGTCTCGCGCGATACCGTGGTGATCGCGCTTTCGACGACAGGGCGCGTGCCGGAAATGGTCGACAGCTGCAAGATCGCGCGCGGCTATGGCGCGACGCTCATTACGGTGACGGCTCCCGCGTCACCGCTTGCGAAGATGGCCGACTGGGTGATTCCCATCGTCGCGTTCGAAACCGATTTCATCTACAAGCCGTCGTCGTCGCGCTACGCGATGATGATGGCGCTCGACGTGCTCGTCACCGAACTGGCCGTGAGCCTCGGCGACGAGAGCCGCGAACTGCTGCGCCGCATGAAGCATGCGCTCGACGCGCATCGCGGCGGCGGCGACCGACAACCGCTAGGAGACTGA
- a CDS encoding FAD/FMN-binding oxidoreductase produces the protein MNAPQVFDPHGAAATVAADAEPRLREIPYNYTSFSDREIVIRLLGDEAWAALDELRAERRTGRSARMLYEVLGDIWVVRRNPYLQDDLLDNPKRRALLIEALNHRLTEIEKRRRADLVEHGDDAGVDRAARVETLVAAARRAVDAFAGEFEKMADLRRRSTKVLGRQTQKDNIRFDGLARVSHVTDATDWRVEYPFVVLTPDTEAEIAGLIKACFELGLTVIPRGGGTGYTGGAVPLTPFSAVINTEKLEQLGAVELTELPGVAHKVPTIFSGAGVVTRRVTEAAEQAGYVFAVDPTSLDASCIGGNVAMNAGGKKAVLWGTALDNLAWWRMVDPEGNWLEVTRLDHNLGKIHDIPVARFELKWFDGEYAPGEKLLRTEMLDIEGRRFRKEGLGKDVTDKFLAGLPGIQKEGCDGLITSARWVLHKMPAHTRTVCLEFFGQAREAIPSIVEIKDYLFETSKQGGAILAGLEHLDERYLRAVGYATKSKRNAFPKMVLIGDIVGDDADAVATATSEVIRMANGKSGEGFVAVSAEARKRFWLDRSRTAAIAKHTNAFKINEDVVIPLNRMGEYTDGIERINIELSIKNKLQLVDALEAFFKSGKLPLGKSDDANEIPSAELLEDRVQQALELLGHVKKRWEFLRDKLDLSLREAQHYLVGLGYAGLAEKFADRVDDQPDANVFHIVQDRTVRVSWKQEIRAELRQIFNGGEFKPILDEAQAIHKKVLRGRVFVALHMHAGDGNVHTNIPVNSDNYEMLQDAHHAVARIMKLARSLDGVISGEHGIGITKLEFLTEDEIGEFRAYKQRVDPHGRFNKGKLLEGADLRNAYTPSFGLMGYESLIMQQSDIGAIADSVKDCLRCGKCKPVCATHVPRANLLYSPRNKILATSLLVEAFLYEEQTRRGVSIKHWDEFNDVADHCTVCHKCVTPCPVKIDFGDVTMNMRNLLRKMGKKKFNAGNAAGMFFLNATNPQTINLARTAMMGVGYKAQRLGNDVLKKFVKKQTAHPPATTGKPPVVEQVIHFVNKKMPGNLPKKTARALLDIEDNKIVPIIRNPKATTVDSEAVFYFPGCGSERLFSQVGLATQAMLWEAGVQTVLPPGYLCCGYPQRGSGQFDKAEQIVTDNRVLFHRVANTLNYLDIKTVVVSCGTCYDQLAGYEFEKIFPGCRIIDIHEFLLEKGIKLEGVKGTRYMYHDPCHTPIKTMDPVKLVNELMGAEKNDGYKIEKNDRCCGESGTLAVTRPDISTQVRFRKEEEIRKGAAKLRGIPVVADAGANAQPGSVLKAGDGTQPNGANGANGAASDVKILTSCPSCLQGLSRYNEDANIEADYIVVEIARHVLGENWMADYVQRANNGGIERVLV, from the coding sequence ATGAACGCACCTCAAGTTTTCGATCCGCACGGCGCCGCCGCCACCGTTGCCGCCGACGCCGAACCGCGTCTGCGCGAAATCCCGTACAACTACACGTCGTTCTCCGACCGCGAAATCGTCATCCGTCTGCTCGGCGACGAAGCGTGGGCCGCCCTCGACGAACTGCGCGCGGAACGCCGCACCGGCCGCTCGGCGCGCATGCTGTACGAAGTGCTCGGCGACATCTGGGTCGTGCGCCGCAATCCTTACCTGCAAGACGACCTGCTCGACAACCCAAAGCGCCGCGCGCTGCTGATCGAAGCGCTGAATCACCGTCTGACCGAAATTGAAAAGCGCCGCCGCGCCGACCTCGTCGAGCATGGCGACGACGCGGGCGTCGATCGTGCGGCACGTGTCGAAACGCTGGTCGCCGCCGCGCGCCGCGCCGTCGATGCATTCGCGGGCGAGTTCGAGAAAATGGCCGATCTGCGCCGCCGCTCGACCAAAGTGCTGGGCCGCCAGACGCAGAAGGACAACATCCGCTTCGACGGCCTCGCGCGCGTCTCGCACGTGACGGACGCGACCGACTGGCGCGTCGAATATCCGTTTGTCGTGCTGACGCCGGATACGGAAGCCGAAATCGCCGGTCTCATCAAGGCGTGTTTCGAACTCGGCCTGACCGTGATTCCGCGCGGGGGCGGCACGGGCTACACGGGCGGCGCGGTGCCGCTCACGCCGTTCTCCGCCGTCATCAATACCGAGAAGCTGGAGCAGTTGGGCGCGGTCGAATTGACGGAGTTGCCCGGCGTCGCGCACAAGGTGCCGACGATCTTCTCCGGCGCAGGTGTCGTCACGCGCCGCGTGACGGAAGCGGCCGAGCAGGCGGGCTATGTGTTCGCCGTCGATCCGACGTCGCTCGACGCATCGTGCATCGGCGGCAACGTCGCGATGAACGCGGGCGGCAAGAAGGCCGTGCTGTGGGGCACGGCGCTCGACAACCTCGCGTGGTGGCGCATGGTCGACCCGGAAGGGAACTGGCTCGAAGTCACGCGCCTCGATCACAACCTCGGCAAGATTCACGACATTCCCGTCGCGCGCTTCGAACTAAAGTGGTTCGACGGCGAATACGCGCCCGGCGAAAAGCTGCTGCGCACGGAAATGCTCGACATTGAAGGCCGGCGTTTCCGCAAGGAAGGTCTTGGCAAAGACGTCACGGATAAATTCCTCGCCGGTCTGCCGGGCATCCAGAAGGAAGGCTGCGACGGCCTGATCACGTCGGCGCGCTGGGTGCTGCACAAGATGCCCGCGCATACGCGCACCGTCTGTCTGGAGTTCTTCGGCCAGGCGCGAGAGGCGATTCCGAGCATCGTCGAAATCAAGGACTATCTGTTCGAAACGTCGAAGCAGGGCGGCGCGATTCTAGCGGGCCTCGAACACCTCGACGAGCGTTATCTGCGCGCGGTCGGCTACGCGACCAAGAGCAAGCGCAACGCGTTTCCGAAGATGGTGCTGATCGGCGATATCGTCGGCGACGATGCGGACGCGGTCGCGACGGCGACGTCGGAAGTGATCCGCATGGCCAACGGCAAGAGCGGCGAAGGCTTCGTCGCCGTGAGCGCCGAGGCGCGCAAGCGTTTCTGGCTCGACCGCAGCCGCACGGCAGCGATCGCGAAGCACACCAACGCGTTCAAGATCAACGAAGACGTCGTGATTCCGCTCAATCGCATGGGCGAATACACGGACGGCATCGAGCGCATCAACATCGAACTGTCGATCAAGAACAAGCTGCAACTGGTCGACGCGCTCGAAGCGTTCTTCAAGAGCGGCAAGCTGCCGCTCGGCAAGAGCGACGACGCGAACGAAATTCCGAGCGCTGAATTGCTCGAAGATCGCGTGCAGCAGGCGCTCGAACTGCTCGGCCATGTGAAGAAGCGCTGGGAATTCCTGCGCGACAAGCTGGACCTGTCGTTGCGCGAAGCGCAGCACTATCTGGTTGGGCTCGGCTATGCGGGGCTCGCGGAGAAATTCGCGGATCGCGTGGACGATCAGCCGGACGCGAACGTGTTCCATATCGTTCAGGACCGCACGGTGCGCGTGTCGTGGAAGCAGGAAATCCGCGCGGAACTGCGCCAGATCTTCAACGGCGGCGAGTTCAAGCCGATTCTCGACGAAGCGCAGGCTATTCATAAAAAGGTGCTGCGCGGCCGCGTGTTCGTCGCGCTCCACATGCACGCGGGCGACGGTAACGTTCATACGAACATCCCCGTCAACTCCGACAACTACGAGATGTTGCAGGACGCGCATCACGCGGTGGCGCGCATCATGAAGCTCGCGCGTTCGCTGGATGGCGTGATTTCTGGCGAGCACGGCATCGGCATCACGAAGCTCGAATTCCTGACGGAAGACGAGATCGGCGAATTCCGCGCGTACAAGCAGCGCGTCGATCCGCATGGCCGCTTCAACAAGGGCAAGCTGCTCGAAGGCGCGGACTTGCGCAATGCGTACACACCGTCGTTCGGGCTGATGGGATATGAATCGCTGATCATGCAGCAGTCCGATATCGGCGCGATCGCCGATTCGGTGAAGGACTGCCTGCGTTGCGGCAAGTGCAAGCCCGTCTGCGCGACGCACGTGCCGCGCGCGAATCTGCTGTACAGCCCGCGCAACAAGATTCTCGCGACGTCGCTGCTGGTCGAGGCGTTCCTGTATGAAGAGCAGACGCGCCGTGGCGTGTCGATCAAGCATTGGGACGAGTTCAACGATGTCGCCGATCACTGCACCGTTTGCCACAAGTGCGTGACGCCATGCCCGGTGAAGATCGACTTCGGCGACGTCACGATGAACATGCGCAACCTGCTGCGCAAGATGGGCAAGAAGAAGTTCAACGCGGGCAACGCGGCGGGCATGTTCTTCCTCAACGCGACCAATCCGCAGACCATCAATCTCGCGCGCACCGCGATGATGGGCGTCGGTTACAAAGCGCAGCGCCTCGGCAACGACGTGCTGAAGAAGTTCGTCAAGAAGCAGACGGCGCATCCGCCCGCGACGACTGGCAAGCCGCCCGTGGTCGAGCAGGTGATCCACTTCGTCAACAAGAAGATGCCGGGCAACCTGCCGAAGAAGACAGCCCGCGCACTGCTCGATATCGAGGACAACAAGATCGTCCCGATCATCCGCAACCCGAAGGCCACGACCGTCGATTCGGAAGCGGTGTTCTACTTCCCCGGTTGCGGTTCCGAGCGTCTGTTCTCGCAGGTCGGTCTCGCCACCCAGGCGATGCTGTGGGAAGCGGGCGTGCAGACGGTGCTACCGCCGGGTTATCTGTGTTGCGGGTATCCGCAGCGCGGCTCGGGCCAGTTCGACAAGGCCGAGCAGATCGTCACGGATAACCGTGTGCTGTTCCATCGTGTCGCGAACACGCTGAACTATCTCGACATCAAGACGGTGGTGGTGTCGTGCGGCACGTGTTACGACCAGCTGGCTGGCTACGAATTCGAGAAGATCTTCCCGGGCTGCCGGATCATCGACATCCACGAATTCCTGCTGGAGAAGGGCATCAAGCTCGAGGGCGTGAAGGGTACGCGCTACATGTACCACGACCCGTGCCACACGCCGATCAAGACGATGGACCCGGTCAAGCTGGTCAACGAGCTCATGGGCGCCGAGAAGAACGACGGCTACAAGATCGAGAAGAACGATCGCTGCTGTGGCGAGTCGGGCACGCTGGCTGTCACGCGTCCGGATATTTCGACGCAGGTGCGCTTCCGCAAGGAAGAGGAAATCCGCAAGGGCGCGGCGAAGTTGCGCGGTATTCCCGTCGTCGCCGATGCGGGCGCGAACGCGCAGCCGGGTTCGGTGCTGAAGGCGGGTGATGGCACGCAACCGAACGGCGCCAACGGTGCAAACGGCGCAGCGTCCGACGTCAAGATCCTGACGAGCTGCCCGTCCTGTCTGCAAGGTCTGTCGCGTTACAACGAAGACGCGAATATCGAAGCCGACTATATCGTTGTCGAAATCGCGCGACACGTGCTCGGCGAGAACTGGATGGCCGACTATGTGCAGCGCGCGAACAATGGCGGAATCGAGCGCGTGCTGGTCTAA
- the ilvA gene encoding threonine ammonia-lyase, biosynthetic, which produces MASHDYLKKILTARVYDVARETELEHARNLSARLRNPIYLKREDNQPVFSFKLRGAYNKMAHIPADALARGVITASAGNHAQGVALSAARMGVKAIIVVPVTTPQVKVDAVRTHGGPTVEVVQSGESFSDAYAHAVKLQEQHGLTFVHPFDDEYVIAGQGTVAMEVLSQHQAPIHAIFVPIGGGGLAAGIAAYVKSVRPEIKVIGVQTDDSCAMAQSLKAGKRVTLNEVGLFSDGTAVKLVGEETFRLCQEYLDEVLTVDTDALCAAIKDVFQDTRSVLEPAGSLAVAGAKQYAEREGIENQTLIAITSGANMNFDRMRFVAERAEVGEAREAVFAVTIPEERGSFKRFCELVGTRSVTEFNYRIADSASAHIFVGVQIRNRSESAQIAGAFEAHNFATVDLTSDELSKQHIRYMVGGRSPLAHDERLFRFEFPERPGALMKFLSSMAPNWNISLFHYRNQGADYSSILVGIQVPSAEDSEFARFLATLGYPYWEETLNPVYRLFLG; this is translated from the coding sequence ATGGCTTCCCACGACTACCTGAAGAAAATCCTCACCGCCCGCGTCTACGACGTCGCGCGTGAGACCGAACTCGAACATGCGCGGAATCTGTCCGCACGGCTGCGCAACCCGATTTACCTGAAGCGCGAAGACAATCAGCCCGTCTTCTCGTTCAAGCTGCGCGGCGCCTACAACAAGATGGCGCACATTCCCGCCGACGCCCTCGCGCGCGGCGTGATTACGGCTTCGGCGGGCAACCATGCGCAAGGCGTGGCGTTGTCGGCGGCACGGATGGGCGTGAAGGCGATCATCGTGGTGCCCGTGACGACGCCGCAGGTGAAGGTCGATGCCGTGCGCACACATGGCGGCCCGACCGTCGAAGTCGTGCAGTCGGGCGAATCGTTCAGCGACGCCTACGCGCACGCCGTCAAGCTGCAGGAGCAACATGGCCTCACCTTCGTCCATCCGTTCGATGATGAATACGTGATCGCCGGTCAGGGCACGGTCGCGATGGAAGTGCTGAGCCAGCATCAGGCGCCCATTCACGCGATCTTCGTGCCCATCGGCGGCGGCGGTCTCGCGGCGGGCATCGCGGCGTACGTGAAATCGGTGCGCCCGGAGATCAAGGTGATCGGCGTGCAGACCGACGATTCGTGCGCGATGGCGCAATCGCTGAAGGCAGGCAAGCGCGTGACGCTGAACGAAGTCGGCCTGTTTTCGGACGGTACGGCCGTGAAGCTGGTCGGCGAAGAGACCTTCCGCCTGTGCCAGGAATATCTCGACGAAGTGCTGACCGTGGACACCGACGCACTGTGCGCGGCGATCAAGGACGTCTTCCAGGACACCCGCAGCGTGCTGGAGCCGGCCGGGTCGCTGGCCGTCGCGGGCGCGAAGCAGTACGCGGAGCGTGAGGGCATCGAGAACCAGACGTTGATCGCCATCACGTCCGGCGCGAACATGAACTTCGACCGCATGCGTTTCGTCGCGGAGCGCGCGGAAGTCGGCGAGGCGCGCGAGGCCGTGTTCGCGGTGACGATTCCCGAAGAGCGCGGCAGCTTCAAGCGTTTCTGCGAACTGGTCGGCACGCGCAGCGTCACCGAGTTCAACTACCGTATTGCGGATTCGGCGTCGGCCCATATCTTTGTCGGCGTGCAGATCCGCAACCGCAGCGAGTCCGCGCAGATCGCCGGCGCGTTCGAGGCGCACAACTTCGCCACCGTCGATCTGACGAGCGACGAACTTTCGAAGCAGCATATCCGCTACATGGTGGGCGGACGCTCGCCGCTCGCGCACGACGAGCGACTGTTCCGCTTCGAGTTTCCCGAACGGCCGGGCGCGTTGATGAAGTTCCTGTCGTCGATGGCGCCTAACTGGAACATCAGCCTCTTCCATTACCGGAACCAGGGCGCGGACTACAGCTCGATTCTCGTCGGTATTCAGGTGCCGTCGGCGGAAGATTCGGAATTCGCGCGCTTCCTGGCGACGCTTGGCTATCCGTATTGGGAAGAGACGTTAAACCCGGTGTATCGACTGTTCCTTGGATAA
- a CDS encoding 5'-nucleotidase, translated as MAFSLDDKLVVAISSRALFDFEEENRVYEDGNLRDYEALQRERLNVPAKPGVAFPLIRKLLALNTGAHCVEVVILSRSDPISGLRAFSSCREHGLAIERGVFTRGRAPFAYLKPLNASLFLSANQDDVRDALAAGFPAARVLPESAKMASKYPDEIRIAFDGDAVLFSDEAERVFQKDGLGAFVGHEIDNKDLPLADGPLKPLLKALHRLQTLADEAAPMHIRTALVTARSAPAHERAIRTLMAWNIEIDEAMFLGGLDKSAFLREFEPDFFFDDQIRHCESARDVTAIGHVLSGIVNAS; from the coding sequence ATGGCCTTTTCGCTCGACGACAAACTGGTAGTGGCGATCTCCTCGCGCGCGCTGTTCGATTTCGAGGAAGAGAACCGTGTGTACGAGGATGGCAATCTGCGCGACTACGAAGCGCTGCAGCGCGAGCGGCTGAACGTGCCGGCCAAGCCGGGCGTCGCGTTTCCGCTGATTCGCAAGCTGCTTGCGCTCAATACGGGCGCGCACTGCGTGGAAGTGGTGATTCTGTCGCGCAGCGATCCCATCAGCGGCTTGCGCGCGTTCAGTTCGTGCCGCGAGCATGGGCTGGCGATCGAGCGCGGCGTGTTCACGCGTGGCCGCGCGCCGTTCGCGTATCTCAAGCCGCTGAATGCGTCGCTGTTTCTGTCGGCGAACCAGGACGACGTGCGCGATGCTTTGGCCGCCGGATTTCCGGCTGCACGCGTGTTGCCTGAATCGGCGAAAATGGCGAGCAAGTATCCGGATGAAATCCGCATTGCGTTCGACGGCGACGCCGTGCTGTTTTCCGACGAAGCGGAGCGTGTGTTTCAGAAGGACGGCTTGGGGGCGTTCGTCGGTCATGAGATCGACAACAAGGATTTGCCGCTTGCCGATGGACCGCTGAAGCCTTTGTTGAAAGCGCTGCATCGACTGCAGACGCTGGCTGACGAAGCCGCGCCGATGCACATTCGCACTGCGCTGGTGACGGCGCGTTCGGCGCCCGCGCACGAGCGCGCGATACGCACATTGATGGCCTGGAACATCGAAATCGACGAAGCGATGTTTCTTGGCGGGCTGGACAAGAGCGCATTTTTGCGCGAGTTCGAGCCGGACTTTTTCTTCGACGACCAAATTCGCCACTGCGAATCGGCCCGTGACGTGACAGCGATCGGGCACGTGCTGAGTGGCATCGTGAACGCATCATGA
- a CDS encoding D-aminoacylase, producing MHSHPEAADTLIVGAQLYDGTGAPPAERDVALRNGKIAAIGNLSNWLAEEVIEANGRALAPGFIDVHTHDDTHVIRSPQMLPKITQGVTTVIVGNCGISASPVSLKGDPPDPMNLLGARDAFQYPTFAAYVDAVNEAKPSVNVGALIGHTALRNNHMDRLDRAATREEIDGMRVQLEEALLNGALGLSSGLAYSSAFAAPTEEVMALAEPLAVAGALYTTHMRTEFDAILDAMDEAYRIGKHARVPVIISHLKCAGPTNWGRSVEVLASLEGARQFHPVGCDCYPYNRSSSTLDVKQVTGDIDITITWSTPHPEMAGKLVKEIAAEWGVPQQEAAKRLQPAGAVYHNMSEDDVRRILSHPATMVGSDGLPNDPLPHPRLWGAFPRVLGHYARDQQLIPLEEAIRKMTSLSARRFGLKERGEVHIGYHADLVLFDPARVRDAATFDKPQQAADGIDAVWVNGVLSYLDGKPTGERAGRFVARGATAASRAELTQGF from the coding sequence ATGCACTCGCACCCCGAAGCCGCAGATACGCTGATCGTCGGCGCACAACTGTACGACGGCACGGGCGCGCCGCCTGCCGAACGCGACGTCGCGTTGCGCAACGGCAAGATCGCCGCGATCGGCAACCTGTCGAACTGGCTGGCCGAAGAGGTGATCGAGGCGAACGGCCGCGCGCTCGCGCCTGGCTTCATCGACGTGCACACGCACGATGACACGCACGTGATCCGTTCGCCGCAAATGCTGCCGAAGATCACGCAGGGCGTGACGACGGTGATCGTCGGCAATTGCGGGATCAGCGCGTCGCCCGTGTCGCTCAAGGGTGATCCGCCCGACCCGATGAACCTGCTCGGCGCGCGCGATGCGTTCCAGTATCCGACGTTCGCCGCCTATGTCGATGCCGTGAACGAAGCGAAACCTTCTGTGAACGTCGGCGCGCTGATCGGACATACGGCACTGCGCAACAACCATATGGACCGGCTCGACCGCGCGGCGACGCGCGAGGAAATCGACGGGATGCGCGTGCAGCTCGAAGAGGCGCTCTTGAATGGCGCGCTGGGGTTGAGTTCAGGGCTCGCGTATAGCTCCGCGTTCGCCGCGCCGACGGAAGAAGTGATGGCGCTCGCTGAACCGCTCGCGGTGGCGGGCGCGTTGTACACGACGCACATGCGCACCGAGTTCGATGCGATTCTCGATGCAATGGACGAGGCGTACCGCATCGGCAAGCACGCGCGCGTGCCTGTCATCATCTCGCACCTGAAATGCGCGGGGCCGACTAACTGGGGGCGCAGTGTCGAGGTGTTGGCGTCGCTGGAAGGCGCGCGGCAGTTTCATCCTGTCGGCTGCGACTGCTATCCGTATAACCGCAGTTCGTCGACGCTCGACGTCAAGCAGGTGACGGGCGATATCGACATCACGATCACGTGGTCGACGCCGCATCCCGAGATGGCGGGCAAGCTGGTGAAGGAGATTGCGGCGGAGTGGGGCGTGCCGCAGCAGGAAGCGGCGAAGCGACTGCAACCGGCGGGCGCCGTCTATCACAACATGTCCGAGGACGATGTGCGGCGCATTCTTTCGCATCCGGCGACGATGGTCGGCTCCGATGGTCTGCCGAACGATCCGTTGCCGCATCCGCGTTTGTGGGGCGCGTTTCCGCGCGTGCTGGGCCACTATGCGCGCGATCAGCAGCTGATTCCGCTGGAAGAGGCGATTCGCAAGATGACGAGTTTGTCGGCGCGGCGCTTTGGGTTGAAGGAGCGCGGCGAAGTGCACATCGGGTATCACGCCGATCTCGTGTTGTTCGACCCGGCGCGCGTTCGCGACGCGGCGACCTTCGACAAGCCGCAGCAGGCGGCGGATGGCATCGATGCCGTTTGGGTGAATGGCGTGCTGTCGTATCTCGATGGCAAACCGACGGGCGAGCGCGCGGGCAGGTTTGTGGCGCGTGGGGCGACGGCGGCGTCGCGGGCCGAGCTTACACAGGGTTTCTGA